The Sulfurospirillum tamanense DNA window TTTTTCATGGCTTCGGGAGAGCTAAAAGGAAAATCCACTCGCCCAATGGAGCCCGCGAACACAAAATCACCCGTAAAGAGCATCCCTTCAACTTCAATGGCGCTACACCCAGGCGTGTGGCCTGGAAAATGCCAATACTGCACCTTCATCCCGCCAATCTCAAAAACCGCGTCCCCCTCCACTAGCACATCGGGCACACTGGGCGTAATCCCTAGACCAAAAGGGTCATCTTGTAACATAAACGCATCTTCTTTAGGGCAATACAATGGCACATTTAACTCCGTTTGCAAAGCGTGGTTTGACCACACGTGATCAAAATGGCCATGGGTATTTAAAATAGCCAAAGGGTTTGATACATTTTCTTTCACCCATGAAATCGCCCCCATACCTGGGTCAATAATCAACTCGCCTTGCGGGCTTGCAACAATATAACAGTTGGTTTGATACGACCCCATCGGTTGACATAAAAGTTGCACATTGTCTCCTTATTTATAGCGACACTAAGGTGCATTTTACTCCATTTTGGCAAAAACTTAAGTAAAACCATTACATGTAAAAGCCCAACTCAAGAATATTTTTAGTATACTCTCTCCTTTGAGACATCTTAACCCAAAAAGACGAAACCCACGTGAAAAAATTTGAGCGTATCACTACTTTCTTGATGCATTTTCTCACCGAAGAAGTCACCAAAATTGGCCTTAGACGGGTCGTACTTGGCCTTAGTGGCGGTGTCGATTCTGCCGTGGTTGCCCTCTTGGCTAAACGTGCTTTTGGCGACAATATGCTCTGCGTGATGATGCCAGATACCCACTCCAGTCCCCAAAGCTTAGAAGACGCCAAAACCTTGTGCGCGGCCTTTGATTTGCCCTATGAAATCCACCCTATCGGCCCACTCACCCAAGCATACAATCAAGGCAAATCTCTCTCCCCTTTGCGCCAAGGCAATTTTGCCGCCAGAATGCGCATGGCGGTGTTGTATGATATTTCGGCGCGCGAACAAGCCCTTGTTCTTGGCACGAGCAACAAAAGCGAGCTTCTTTTGGGCTATGGCACCTTGCACGGCGACCTTGCAAGCGCCCTTAACCCCATCGGGGATTTATATAAAACAGAGATTTTTGAATATGGGGCATATTTGGGTGTCATCCCTGCTATTCTCTCCAAACCCCCCTCAGCCGACCTATGGGAAGGCCAAAGTGATGAGGAAGAGTTGGGGTACACCTACGCCCGCATCGACGCTTTTTTTCGCGCTTATGTGGATGAACGCGCCACCGAAGAAGAGTTGCTAGCGCGGGGATTTGAAGCACCGCTCATTGAGATGCTACTGCACCGCATTTATGCCAACCATTTTAAACGTCGCCAAGCCATTGTTGCAAAACTTAGCGAGCGTACCATTGGTCACGATTTTTTATACCCTAGAGACATTAAACACTAAAAAGGAGAACAGGTGAGAGAAATTCCATTTTACAAACCCTCTATCGATGCCAAAGAAAAAACATTGGTCAATGAGATTCTTGAGCTCAAAGAGCCTGTGATGGTAGAGACGCTTGAAAAAAACATGCGACAATTCATTGGTGCCCCTCATGCCATCTCAACCTACAACGGCACCGCGGCAATGCACCTTGCCATGTGTGCGATGGATTTAAAACGTGGCGATAAAATCATCTGTTCTGTCAACTCCTTTCCTTCTGTAGCTGAAGTAGTGCGCCATTTTGATGCGGAGCCTATTTTTGTAGATATCAACAAAGACGACTACATGATTGACCCCAATGCCCTTGAAGCAGCCCTAGAAAAACATAACCACAAAAAACTCAAAGGGGTTTTTGTCTCTCACGTGGGCGGCCAAAGTGCAGACATGGGACGCATTTACGACTTGGCAGACCGCTACAATGTTTCTATTATTGATGATGCTAGCCAAGCCCTTGGCGCCAAGTATGAGGGTAAAAGAATTGGCTCTTTTGGCTCAACCATTTCATGCTTTCGTTTCAGTCCCCAAATGCGCCACCCTCTTGCCAGTGGCGGGATAATGGTAACCTCTGACGAAGAGCTTGCCAAGCGGGCTATGTTATTGCGCAATCATGCCATCGTTAACGATGGTTGGGATGCTTATGGCAACTTAGGTTATGTGTATGATGTGGTAGACATTGGTGTTAAATATGACATGAATGAATTGAGTGCTGCTTATGCCATTGGTCAGCTTTCTAAAACCGAGGCTTTCATCAAACGCCGTCAGAGCATTGCAGCCATGTATGATGCCGCACTCAAAGACTGCCCACACATCACCACCCCAGTAAAAAAACGCGATCATGTCTACACGCAATACATCATCAAAATAGACAAAAACCGTGACAGTTTCGCGCGCGAACTCAAAGAGCGTGGTATTTTTACTGCCCTACACTTCATTCCCCTACACTTGCTTACTTACTATAAGCAAAAATACGCCTTGCGTGTCAATGATTTTCCCAATGCACTTCAAAACTATCAGCAAATTCTCTCATTACCTATTTATGCGGCATTGAGTGACGAAGAGGTGCACTACATTTGCAAACAAGTTAAAGAAGTTGCTAGCACGCGGGTTTAGCCGGTACCTTTACACAAAGCTTGAGCGCT harbors:
- a CDS encoding DegT/DnrJ/EryC1/StrS family aminotransferase, whose amino-acid sequence is MREIPFYKPSIDAKEKTLVNEILELKEPVMVETLEKNMRQFIGAPHAISTYNGTAAMHLAMCAMDLKRGDKIICSVNSFPSVAEVVRHFDAEPIFVDINKDDYMIDPNALEAALEKHNHKKLKGVFVSHVGGQSADMGRIYDLADRYNVSIIDDASQALGAKYEGKRIGSFGSTISCFRFSPQMRHPLASGGIMVTSDEELAKRAMLLRNHAIVNDGWDAYGNLGYVYDVVDIGVKYDMNELSAAYAIGQLSKTEAFIKRRQSIAAMYDAALKDCPHITTPVKKRDHVYTQYIIKIDKNRDSFARELKERGIFTALHFIPLHLLTYYKQKYALRVNDFPNALQNYQQILSLPIYAALSDEEVHYICKQVKEVASTRV
- a CDS encoding NAD+ synthase, translated to MKKFERITTFLMHFLTEEVTKIGLRRVVLGLSGGVDSAVVALLAKRAFGDNMLCVMMPDTHSSPQSLEDAKTLCAAFDLPYEIHPIGPLTQAYNQGKSLSPLRQGNFAARMRMAVLYDISAREQALVLGTSNKSELLLGYGTLHGDLASALNPIGDLYKTEIFEYGAYLGVIPAILSKPPSADLWEGQSDEEELGYTYARIDAFFRAYVDERATEEELLARGFEAPLIEMLLHRIYANHFKRRQAIVAKLSERTIGHDFLYPRDIKH
- a CDS encoding MBL fold metallo-hydrolase; this translates as MQLLCQPMGSYQTNCYIVASPQGELIIDPGMGAISWVKENVSNPLAILNTHGHFDHVWSNHALQTELNVPLYCPKEDAFMLQDDPFGLGITPSVPDVLVEGDAVFEIGGMKVQYWHFPGHTPGCSAIEVEGMLFTGDFVFAGSIGRVDFPFSSPEAMKKSIVKFLKFQTDMPLYPGHGEASTVTREQYTLPQWVMAL